One Mycolicibacterium goodii genomic region harbors:
- a CDS encoding ABC transporter ATP-binding protein/permease → MEVFTQSLDWGNEILASLIWVAKGWAISAAVLLVVLALIARHTGWGRQFWHVSGSYFVGRQSVPVWALLGVLLLSVLVSVRMDVLFSYYANDQATALQVAFEGAGAGDDAVRDSGIAGFWKSILIFGLLVAADITRTLLDLYLMQYFIIRWRVWLTDRLTGDWLDDRAYYRGRFLEAFDGEPVDNPDQRIQQDIDIFTTGTGPETNTPTVATSQTLLFGSVYAVISVVAFTPILWNLAGPLTILGVTVPKALFWIALIWVGATTVVAFWIGRPIIRLTFRNELTNAAFRYALVRVRDAAEAVSFYRGERTERATLATRFARIIANYRRLVLRGVAFLGWNRSISQIIEPLPLIVQAPRLFAGELQLGDVTQSSSAFSRVQSSLSFFRAVYDAFAGYRAAIIRLDGLVTANEQARALPRLQARRSTDGGVELEAVEVRSPSGDVLLDNLDLRLAPGDWLVITGPSGTGKTTMLRSLAQLWPYSTGTVRFPGGSDGPATGTGADTATEQHSVMFLSQLPYAPLGDLRGVVCYPSPPDAFDDKTIRAALDAVTLGHLGSQLDTVADWAKVLSPGEQQRVAFARILLARPRAVFLDEATSALDAGQEFALYSILRQRLPMSIVVSVSHRDSVNRHHDRQLALLGAGRWEFTAVSERS, encoded by the coding sequence ATGGAGGTGTTCACCCAGTCACTCGACTGGGGCAACGAAATCCTGGCGTCGCTGATCTGGGTGGCCAAAGGGTGGGCGATCAGCGCCGCCGTCTTGCTGGTGGTGCTCGCGCTGATCGCGCGCCATACCGGCTGGGGCAGGCAGTTCTGGCACGTCAGCGGAAGCTATTTCGTTGGACGCCAGAGCGTCCCGGTGTGGGCGCTGCTGGGCGTGCTGCTGCTGTCGGTCCTGGTGTCGGTGCGCATGGACGTGTTGTTCAGCTACTACGCCAACGATCAGGCGACCGCGCTGCAGGTGGCCTTCGAGGGTGCCGGCGCGGGCGACGACGCCGTCCGCGATTCCGGGATCGCCGGGTTCTGGAAGTCGATCCTGATCTTCGGACTGCTCGTCGCGGCCGATATCACGCGCACTCTGCTCGACCTGTATCTCATGCAGTACTTCATCATTCGCTGGCGGGTGTGGCTCACCGACCGTCTCACCGGCGACTGGCTCGACGATCGTGCCTACTATCGCGGCAGGTTCCTCGAGGCGTTCGACGGTGAACCGGTCGACAACCCGGATCAGCGCATCCAGCAGGACATCGACATCTTCACCACGGGTACCGGACCCGAGACCAACACACCGACGGTGGCGACGTCGCAGACCCTGCTCTTCGGCTCGGTGTACGCCGTCATCTCGGTTGTCGCGTTCACGCCCATTTTGTGGAATCTCGCCGGGCCGCTGACGATCCTGGGGGTGACGGTGCCCAAGGCCCTGTTCTGGATCGCATTGATCTGGGTGGGCGCCACCACGGTCGTCGCGTTCTGGATCGGCAGGCCGATCATCCGGTTGACCTTTCGCAACGAGTTGACCAACGCCGCGTTCCGGTACGCGCTCGTGCGGGTTCGCGACGCCGCCGAGGCCGTGAGTTTCTACCGCGGCGAACGCACCGAACGTGCCACACTGGCAACCCGTTTCGCGCGGATCATCGCGAATTACCGAAGGCTCGTGTTGCGCGGCGTGGCGTTCTTGGGCTGGAACCGTTCGATCAGCCAGATCATCGAACCGCTTCCGCTGATCGTGCAGGCGCCGCGGCTGTTCGCCGGTGAACTGCAACTCGGCGACGTCACGCAGTCGTCGAGTGCGTTCTCCAGGGTGCAGAGTTCGCTGAGCTTCTTCCGTGCGGTGTACGACGCGTTCGCGGGGTACCGTGCCGCGATCATCCGGCTCGACGGGTTGGTCACCGCGAACGAACAGGCAAGGGCGCTACCGCGTCTGCAGGCGCGGCGCAGCACCGACGGCGGTGTCGAACTCGAGGCCGTCGAGGTGCGCTCACCGTCGGGCGATGTACTGCTGGACAACCTGGACCTGAGGTTGGCGCCGGGTGACTGGCTGGTGATCACGGGTCCGTCGGGCACCGGTAAGACGACCATGCTGCGCAGCCTGGCGCAGCTGTGGCCGTACAGCACCGGGACGGTGCGGTTTCCGGGCGGCAGCGACGGGCCCGCCACGGGCACCGGCGCTGACACAGCCACCGAGCAGCACAGCGTGATGTTCCTGTCGCAGTTGCCCTATGCCCCGCTGGGCGATCTGCGCGGCGTCGTGTGCTATCCGTCGCCGCCTGATGCGTTCGACGACAAGACGATCCGCGCCGCGCTCGACGCGGTGACGCTGGGCCATCTGGGTTCGCAGTTGGACACGGTGGCGGATTGGGCGAAGGTGCTCTCCCCCGGCGAGCAGCAACGCGTGGCGTTCGCGCGCATACTGCTCGCCCGACCCCGTGCGGTCTTCCTGGACGAGGCCACCTCGGCACTCGACGCCGGCCAGGAGTTCGCGCTGTATTCCATACTGCGTCAACGGCTTCCGATGAGCATCGTGGTATCGGTGAGCCATCGCGACAGCGTCAACCGACATCACGACCGGCAGCTGGCGCTGCTCGGCGCCGGGCGGTGGGAGTTCACCGCGGTCTCAGAACGGTCCTGA
- a CDS encoding ABC transporter ATP-binding protein/permease: MGMFSPTLDWSDELLASLIWIAKGWVIAAVCTLAVLALLVRFTTWGRQYWRITGGYFTGPESVKVWVWLAALLLSVITGVRLSVLFTYQGNDMMTSFQVIAEGVAAGDEAVRTSGKNGFWMSLTVFTVLAALNVGRIMLDLFMAQRFMLAWRQWLTARLTSDWLDGKAYYRSRFIDDTIDNPDQRIQTDIDIFTAGVGPTPNTPNNTSTATLLFGAVNAIASMISFTAILWNLSGNLTLPLIGIELPRAMFFIGILYVVVATVIAFWIGRPIIWLAFDNEKFNAAFRYALVRMRDAAEAVAFYRGELAERTGLRRLFAPVVANYKRYINRMAKFYGWNLSVSQAQELIPYIVQFPRFFSGEVTLGGLTQTASAFRNLMDGLSFFRNAYDQFAGYRAAIIRLHGLVIANEEARALPEVTTTACVDGTVELKKVEVRTPDGRQLIKPLDMRLEIGDTLVITGPSGSGKTTLLRSLAELWPFTSGTLTRPCGPNETMFLSQMPYVPLGDLRAVVSYPAETGSVGDERLAYTLSKVALPHLVERLDEVQDWAKVLSPGEQQRIAFARILLTKPKVVFLDESTSALDEGLEFLLYQLVRTELPDTILVSVSHRTTVEQHHTHELQLLGDGEWRLGRVKDGENPKKALA, from the coding sequence ATGGGAATGTTCAGCCCGACTCTCGACTGGAGCGACGAGCTCCTCGCATCGCTGATCTGGATCGCCAAGGGCTGGGTGATCGCGGCGGTGTGTACTTTGGCGGTCCTCGCACTGCTCGTCCGCTTCACCACGTGGGGTCGGCAGTACTGGCGCATCACCGGTGGGTATTTCACCGGTCCGGAGAGCGTCAAGGTGTGGGTGTGGCTGGCGGCGCTGCTCTTGTCGGTGATCACCGGTGTGCGCCTGTCGGTGCTGTTCACCTATCAGGGCAACGACATGATGACCAGCTTCCAGGTCATCGCCGAGGGCGTCGCGGCCGGCGACGAGGCGGTACGGACGTCCGGCAAGAACGGCTTCTGGATGTCGCTGACGGTCTTCACCGTCCTGGCCGCGCTCAATGTCGGCCGCATCATGCTCGATCTGTTCATGGCGCAGCGGTTCATGCTGGCCTGGCGCCAGTGGCTGACCGCGCGGCTCACCAGCGACTGGCTCGACGGCAAGGCCTACTACCGCTCCAGGTTCATCGACGACACGATCGACAACCCGGATCAACGTATCCAGACCGACATCGACATCTTCACCGCGGGCGTCGGTCCGACACCCAACACGCCGAACAACACCTCGACCGCGACGCTGTTGTTCGGCGCGGTCAACGCGATCGCCTCGATGATTTCGTTCACCGCGATTCTGTGGAACCTGTCCGGCAACCTGACCTTGCCACTGATCGGCATCGAGCTCCCCCGGGCGATGTTCTTCATCGGCATCCTGTACGTGGTGGTGGCCACGGTGATCGCGTTCTGGATCGGCCGCCCCATCATCTGGCTGGCGTTCGACAACGAGAAGTTCAACGCGGCGTTCCGGTACGCGCTGGTGCGGATGCGCGACGCGGCCGAAGCCGTGGCCTTCTACCGCGGCGAACTCGCCGAACGCACCGGGCTGCGGCGGCTGTTCGCGCCCGTCGTCGCGAACTACAAGCGCTACATCAACCGGATGGCCAAGTTCTACGGATGGAACCTGTCGGTGAGCCAGGCCCAGGAGCTCATCCCCTACATCGTGCAGTTCCCGCGGTTCTTCAGCGGTGAGGTCACCCTGGGTGGGCTGACGCAGACCGCGAGTGCGTTCCGCAATCTCATGGACGGACTGTCGTTCTTCCGCAACGCCTACGACCAGTTCGCCGGTTACCGCGCTGCGATCATCCGTCTGCACGGTCTGGTGATCGCCAACGAAGAGGCCCGCGCCCTGCCGGAGGTGACAACGACGGCATGCGTCGACGGCACGGTCGAACTCAAGAAGGTCGAGGTCCGCACGCCGGACGGACGTCAGCTCATCAAACCGCTCGACATGCGCCTGGAGATCGGGGACACCCTCGTGATCACCGGACCGTCGGGCAGCGGCAAGACCACGCTGCTGCGCAGCCTCGCCGAACTGTGGCCGTTCACGTCCGGCACGCTGACCCGTCCGTGCGGCCCCAACGAGACCATGTTCCTGTCCCAGATGCCGTATGTGCCGTTGGGTGATCTGCGGGCCGTGGTGTCGTATCCCGCCGAAACGGGATCCGTCGGCGACGAACGGCTCGCGTACACGCTCAGCAAGGTCGCACTGCCGCACCTCGTCGAGCGCCTCGACGAGGTGCAGGACTGGGCCAAGGTGCTCTCGCCCGGTGAGCAGCAGCGCATCGCGTTCGCGCGCATCCTGCTGACCAAGCCCAAGGTGGTGTTCCTCGACGAGTCCACCTCGGCGCTCGACGAAGGCCTCGAATTCCTGCTGTATCAACTGGTGCGCACGGAACTGCCGGACACGATCCTGGTCAGCGTAAGCCACCGCACCACGGTCGAGCAGCATCACACCCACGAACTGCAGTTGCTGGGCGACGGCGAATGGCGCCTGGGCCGAGTCAAGGACGGTGAGAACCCGAAGAAGGCGCTCGCCTAG
- the secA2 gene encoding accessory Sec system translocase SecA2 — MPKTSSAKPGRLSSKFWKLLGASTERNQARSLSEVKGAADYEKKAADLDDEQLTKAAKLLKLQDLAGSADTPQFLAIAREAAERTTGLRPFDVQLLAALRMLAGDVVEMATGEGKTLAGAIAAAGYALGGRRVHVITINDYLARRDAEWMGPLLKALGLTIGWITADSTAEERREAYQCDVTYASVNEIGFDVLRDQLVTDVADLVSPNPDVALIDEADSVLVDEALVPLVLAGTSHREQPRVEIIRMVGELEPGTHYDTDAESRNVHLTEAGAKVMEAKLGGIDLYSEEHVGTTLTEINVALHAHVLLQRDVHYIVRDNAVHLINASRGRIASLQRWPDGLQAAVEAKEGIETTETGEVLDTITVQALINRYPRVCGMTGTALAAGEQLRQFYKLGVSPIPPNTPNIRKDEPDRVYITAAAKTDAIVEHIAEVHKTGQPVLVGTHDVAESEELHEKLLKAGVPAVVLNAKNDAEEAAVIAEAGKLGAVTVSTQMAGRGTDIRLGGSDVGDDDAEKKKVAELGGLHVVGTGRHHTERLDNQLRGRAGRQGDPGSSVFFSSWEDDVVAAHLERSKLPMETDPEKGDGRIVAPRAASLLDHAQRVAEGRLLDVHANTWRYNQLIAQQRAIIVERRETLLRTDTAREELKERSPERYAKLSEELGGESADAEERLEKICRLIMLYHLDRGWCEHLAFLADIRESIHLRALGRQNPLDEFHRMAVDAFASLAADAIEAAQQTFETAESIADEPGVDLSKLARPTSTWTYMVHDNPLADDTMSALSLPGVFR, encoded by the coding sequence GTGCCGAAGACGTCCAGCGCCAAACCGGGGCGCTTGAGTAGCAAGTTCTGGAAGCTGTTGGGTGCCAGCACCGAGCGGAATCAGGCCCGCTCGCTGTCGGAGGTCAAAGGGGCGGCCGACTACGAGAAGAAGGCCGCGGACCTCGACGACGAGCAGCTCACCAAGGCCGCCAAGCTGCTGAAGCTCCAAGACCTGGCCGGATCGGCCGACACGCCGCAGTTCCTCGCGATCGCGCGGGAGGCCGCCGAGCGCACCACGGGCCTGCGCCCGTTCGACGTGCAGCTGCTGGCCGCACTGCGCATGCTCGCCGGGGACGTCGTCGAGATGGCCACCGGTGAGGGCAAGACCCTTGCCGGCGCCATCGCCGCGGCCGGATACGCGCTCGGCGGACGCCGCGTCCACGTCATCACCATCAACGACTACCTCGCGCGCCGCGACGCCGAGTGGATGGGCCCGCTGCTGAAGGCACTCGGGCTCACGATCGGCTGGATCACCGCCGACTCCACCGCAGAGGAACGGCGCGAGGCCTACCAGTGCGACGTCACGTACGCGTCGGTCAACGAGATCGGCTTCGACGTGCTGCGCGACCAGCTGGTCACCGACGTCGCCGACCTCGTGTCGCCGAACCCCGACGTCGCACTGATCGACGAGGCCGACTCGGTGCTCGTCGACGAGGCCCTGGTGCCGCTCGTGCTCGCGGGCACCAGCCACCGCGAACAACCGCGCGTCGAGATCATCCGGATGGTCGGCGAACTCGAGCCGGGCACGCACTACGACACCGACGCCGAGAGCCGCAACGTGCACCTCACCGAGGCCGGGGCCAAGGTGATGGAGGCCAAGCTCGGTGGCATCGACCTGTACTCCGAGGAGCACGTCGGCACCACGCTCACCGAGATCAACGTGGCACTGCACGCCCATGTGCTGCTGCAGCGCGACGTGCACTACATCGTGCGTGACAACGCCGTCCACCTGATCAACGCCTCGCGCGGCCGCATCGCGTCGCTGCAACGCTGGCCCGACGGCCTGCAGGCCGCGGTCGAGGCCAAAGAGGGCATCGAGACCACCGAGACCGGCGAGGTGCTCGACACCATCACCGTGCAGGCGCTCATCAACCGGTACCCGCGGGTGTGCGGTATGACCGGTACGGCTCTGGCGGCCGGTGAGCAGTTGCGCCAGTTCTACAAGCTGGGAGTCTCTCCCATCCCGCCGAACACCCCGAACATCCGCAAGGACGAGCCCGACCGCGTGTACATCACCGCGGCGGCCAAGACCGACGCGATCGTCGAGCACATCGCCGAGGTGCACAAGACCGGGCAGCCCGTGCTCGTCGGCACCCACGACGTCGCCGAGTCCGAGGAACTGCACGAGAAGCTGCTCAAGGCCGGTGTGCCCGCGGTCGTGCTCAACGCCAAGAACGACGCCGAGGAGGCCGCGGTGATCGCCGAGGCCGGCAAGCTCGGTGCGGTCACCGTGTCGACGCAGATGGCAGGTCGCGGCACCGACATCCGGTTGGGCGGCTCCGATGTCGGCGACGACGACGCCGAGAAGAAGAAGGTCGCCGAACTCGGTGGCCTGCACGTCGTCGGCACCGGGCGCCATCACACCGAACGACTCGACAATCAGCTGCGCGGGCGCGCGGGACGCCAGGGCGACCCCGGTTCGTCGGTGTTCTTCTCCAGCTGGGAGGACGACGTCGTCGCAGCGCACCTCGAACGCAGCAAGCTGCCGATGGAGACCGACCCGGAGAAGGGTGACGGCCGCATCGTCGCGCCGCGCGCCGCGAGCCTGCTCGACCACGCACAGCGGGTCGCCGAGGGCAGGCTGCTCGACGTGCACGCCAACACGTGGCGCTACAACCAGCTGATCGCGCAGCAGCGCGCCATCATCGTCGAGCGTCGCGAGACCTTGCTGCGCACCGACACCGCGCGCGAGGAACTCAAGGAGCGCTCACCCGAGCGGTACGCCAAGCTGTCCGAGGAACTCGGCGGAGAGTCCGCAGACGCCGAGGAACGCCTGGAGAAGATCTGCCGGCTGATCATGCTGTACCACCTCGACCGTGGCTGGTGTGAGCACCTGGCGTTCCTCGCCGACATCCGCGAAAGCATCCACCTGCGGGCGCTGGGCAGGCAGAACCCGCTCGACGAGTTCCACCGCATGGCCGTCGACGCGTTCGCGTCACTGGCCGCCGACGCCATCGAGGCCGCCCAGCAGACGTTCGAGACCGCCGAGTCGATCGCCGACGAACCCGGCGTCGACCTGTCGAAACTCGCACGCCCGACGTCGACGTGGACATACATGGTGCACGACAACCCGCTGGCGGACGACACGATGTCGGCGCTGAGCCTGCCGGGTGTGTTCCGCTAG
- a CDS encoding CDP-alcohol phosphatidyltransferase family protein, whose amino-acid sequence MEDAPAAQGGSAAPGARDLGRDRVLTVPNVLSFVRLLLVPVFLYLLMVAHAQGWAVAVLMFSGFSDWADGKIARLVANQSSRLGELLDPLVDRIYMVTVPVALALYGAVPWWIVVTLLGRDAVLAATLPVLRRRGLAALPVTYIGKAATFALMSGFPLVLLGQWDALWSRVVLACGWAFLIWGLLLYLWSAVLYLIQVVLVVRRMPPVR is encoded by the coding sequence ATGGAAGACGCGCCTGCTGCCCAGGGCGGGAGCGCGGCGCCGGGGGCGCGGGACCTTGGCCGCGATCGGGTGCTGACGGTGCCCAACGTGCTGAGCTTCGTGCGGCTGCTGTTGGTGCCGGTGTTCCTGTACCTGCTGATGGTGGCGCATGCGCAGGGCTGGGCCGTCGCGGTCCTGATGTTCAGCGGGTTCTCCGACTGGGCCGACGGCAAGATCGCCCGTCTGGTGGCCAACCAGTCCTCGCGGCTCGGGGAACTGCTCGACCCGCTGGTGGATCGCATCTACATGGTGACCGTCCCGGTGGCACTGGCGCTCTACGGCGCGGTGCCGTGGTGGATCGTGGTGACGCTGCTGGGCCGTGACGCCGTGCTCGCGGCGACGCTGCCGGTGTTGCGCAGGCGCGGCCTGGCGGCGCTGCCGGTCACCTACATCGGCAAGGCCGCGACGTTCGCGCTGATGTCGGGCTTCCCGCTGGTGCTGCTGGGCCAGTGGGACGCGCTGTGGAGTCGTGTGGTGCTGGCCTGCGGCTGGGCCTTCCTGATCTGGGGGTTGTTGCTGTACCTGTGGTCGGCCGTGCTGTACCTGATCCAGGTCGTCCTGGTGGTGCGGCGAATGCCGCCGGTCCGATGA
- a CDS encoding DUF881 domain-containing protein — MSMLGGYGSFTGPRTDPDANLGADAPTRIPVPSLLRSLLSEHLDPGYAAAADARKAGKPGRSRMAEWGWQVLAALAIAAVFAIAAAQAQMAAPAAREAQHAFAARVRAAAIAADQASAERNALADQVDAEQRRRLGMDADGQQLLGNLDSANIAAAAVPMIGPGLTVTVTDPGASRDLSDVSKQRVAGSQQVILDRDLQLVVNSLWASGAEAISVGGVRVGAGVTIRQAGGGILVDNQPITSPYVIVAIGPPNAMAQVFDRSPALQRLRLLETSYGAGVNVSTGDGLNVPAVAVRDVNFAKQIG, encoded by the coding sequence ATGAGCATGCTCGGGGGGTACGGCTCGTTCACCGGCCCTCGCACCGACCCCGACGCGAACCTCGGCGCCGACGCGCCGACCCGTATCCCGGTGCCGTCCCTGCTGCGGTCGCTGCTCTCGGAGCACCTCGACCCCGGCTATGCGGCGGCGGCCGACGCACGCAAGGCCGGAAAACCGGGCCGCAGTCGCATGGCCGAGTGGGGCTGGCAGGTGCTCGCGGCGCTGGCGATCGCCGCGGTGTTCGCGATCGCCGCGGCTCAGGCGCAGATGGCGGCGCCCGCCGCCAGGGAGGCCCAGCACGCGTTCGCGGCGCGGGTCCGTGCCGCCGCCATCGCGGCCGACCAGGCCAGTGCCGAACGCAACGCACTGGCCGATCAGGTCGACGCCGAGCAACGCCGGCGACTCGGCATGGACGCCGACGGTCAGCAGTTGCTCGGCAATCTCGACTCCGCGAACATCGCCGCGGCCGCGGTGCCGATGATCGGACCCGGGCTCACGGTGACGGTCACCGATCCCGGTGCATCCCGTGACCTCAGCGACGTGTCCAAGCAGCGGGTCGCGGGCAGCCAGCAGGTCATCCTCGACCGTGACCTGCAACTGGTGGTCAACTCGCTGTGGGCCAGTGGCGCGGAGGCGATCTCGGTCGGCGGTGTGCGCGTCGGGGCCGGGGTCACCATTCGGCAGGCCGGTGGCGGGATTCTGGTCGACAATCAACCGATCACCAGTCCGTATGTCATCGTCGCCATCGGCCCTCCCAATGCGATGGCCCAGGTGTTCGACCGGAGCCCGGCGTTGCAGCGGCTGCGGCTGCTGGAGACGTCATACGGCGCCGGTGTGAACGTGAGCACCGGCGACGGCCTGAACGTGCCCGCAGTCGCGGTGCGAGATGTCAACTTCGCCAAGCAGATCGGATAG
- a CDS encoding small basic family protein, with product MIGIVALVVGIVLGLVFRPDVPEVVEPYLPIAVVAALDAVFGGLRAYLEGIFDSKVFVVSFVFNVLVAALIVYLGDQLGVGTQLSTAIIVVLGIRIFGNAAALRRRLFGA from the coding sequence ATGATAGGGATCGTTGCGCTTGTCGTCGGTATCGTCCTCGGGCTGGTGTTCCGCCCCGACGTGCCGGAGGTCGTCGAGCCGTACCTGCCCATCGCCGTGGTCGCGGCGCTCGATGCCGTGTTCGGCGGGCTGCGGGCCTATCTGGAGGGCATCTTCGACTCCAAGGTGTTCGTGGTGTCGTTCGTGTTCAACGTGCTGGTGGCGGCGTTGATCGTGTACCTCGGCGACCAGCTCGGGGTGGGCACGCAGTTGTCTACCGCGATCATCGTGGTGCTGGGAATCCGAATCTTCGGAAACGCCGCGGCGTTGCGGCGCAGACTGTTCGGAGCATGA
- a CDS encoding DUF881 domain-containing protein, with product MSENQPPEQPTPAPSGRGVEHHGRHEMPESASRWRIFGRDLGLAPRSRSQLLFGALGVLLCLLLGVAIVTQVRQNESGDSLETARPADLLVLLDSLQQREASLNTEVAELQRTLQELRASGTSDQAAIESAQARLAALSIQIGTVAATGPGVTLTITDTGPGVSAETMLDVINELRAAGAEAIEIRGGGDQQSAVRVGVDTWIAGAPGELTVDDIAVRPPYSVIAIGDPPTLAAAMNIPGGAMDSVKRVGGTMVIQQAEQVDVTALRQPKPRQYAQPVK from the coding sequence ATGAGTGAGAACCAGCCCCCCGAGCAGCCGACCCCTGCACCGTCCGGTCGCGGTGTCGAACATCACGGTCGCCACGAGATGCCCGAGTCCGCGTCGCGGTGGCGGATCTTCGGCCGCGATCTCGGCCTCGCGCCGCGGAGCCGCTCGCAGTTGCTCTTCGGTGCGCTCGGCGTGCTGCTGTGCCTGCTGCTCGGCGTGGCGATCGTCACGCAGGTGCGCCAGAACGAATCCGGCGATTCGTTGGAGACCGCGCGACCGGCGGACCTGCTGGTGTTGCTCGATTCTCTGCAGCAACGCGAGGCGTCGCTCAACACAGAGGTGGCCGAGCTGCAGCGCACACTGCAGGAACTGCGGGCGTCGGGGACCAGCGACCAGGCCGCCATCGAGAGTGCCCAGGCGCGCCTGGCCGCGCTGTCGATCCAGATCGGCACCGTCGCCGCCACGGGTCCCGGCGTCACGCTGACGATCACCGACACGGGGCCCGGGGTGTCGGCCGAAACCATGCTCGACGTGATCAACGAGTTGCGCGCGGCGGGTGCCGAGGCCATCGAGATCCGCGGTGGCGGTGACCAGCAGAGTGCGGTCCGCGTCGGCGTGGACACCTGGATCGCCGGGGCCCCCGGTGAGCTGACCGTCGACGACATCGCGGTGCGTCCGCCCTATTCGGTTATCGCCATTGGGGATCCGCCGACGCTGGCCGCTGCCATGAACATCCCCGGCGGGGCGATGGACAGCGTCAAGCGGGTCGGCGGCACGATGGTGATACAACAAGCCGAGCAGGTCGACGTCACCGCCTTGCGGCAACCGAAACCGCGCCAATACGCTCAGCCCGTCAAATGA
- the gcvH gene encoding glycine cleavage system protein GcvH has product MSEIPADLYYTSEHEWVLRTGDDTVRVGITDYAQSALGDVVFVQLPDVGAELAAGDAFGEVESTKSVSDLYAPVTAKVVAVNGDLESSPELVNSDPYGEGWLVDLQLETGTLDAALDGLLDAEGYRAVVTE; this is encoded by the coding sequence GTGAGCGAGATCCCAGCCGACCTGTACTACACCTCCGAGCACGAGTGGGTGTTGCGCACCGGTGACGACACGGTGCGCGTCGGCATCACCGACTACGCACAGTCCGCTCTCGGCGACGTGGTGTTCGTGCAGCTGCCCGACGTCGGCGCGGAACTCGCGGCGGGCGACGCGTTCGGCGAGGTCGAATCCACCAAGTCGGTGTCGGATCTCTACGCGCCGGTCACCGCGAAAGTCGTTGCCGTCAACGGTGATCTGGAAAGCAGCCCCGAGCTGGTCAACTCGGATCCCTACGGCGAGGGCTGGCTCGTCGACCTGCAGCTGGAGACGGGCACGCTGGACGCGGCGCTCGATGGTTTGCTGGACGCGGAGGGCTACCGCGCAGTCGTCACCGAGTAA
- the garA gene encoding glycogen accumulation regulator GarA yields MTDKDSNLGADQSEDVTVETTSVFRADFLNELDAPAAAGTEGAVSGVEGLPSGSALLVVKRGPNAGSRFLLDQPTTSAGRHPDSDIFLDDVTVSRRHAEFRLEGGEFQVVDVGSLNGTYVNREPVDSAVLANGDEVQIGKFRLVFLTGPKSDDSGSNA; encoded by the coding sequence GTGACGGACAAAGACAGCAATTTGGGGGCGGACCAGTCGGAGGATGTGACGGTAGAGACCACATCGGTCTTCCGCGCTGACTTCCTCAACGAACTGGATGCCCCCGCCGCGGCGGGTACCGAAGGCGCCGTCTCCGGTGTCGAGGGCCTGCCCTCGGGGTCGGCTTTGCTTGTCGTCAAGCGTGGACCGAATGCGGGGTCACGTTTCCTTCTCGACCAGCCGACCACGTCGGCGGGCCGGCACCCCGACAGCGACATCTTCCTCGACGACGTCACCGTGAGCCGTCGGCACGCGGAGTTCCGGTTGGAGGGCGGCGAGTTCCAGGTGGTTGACGTGGGCAGCCTCAACGGCACCTACGTCAACCGCGAACCGGTCGATTCGGCTGTGCTCGCCAATGGCGACGAAGTGCAGATCGGCAAGTTCCGTCTGGTGTTCTTGACCGGGCCCAAGTCCGACGACAGCGGCTCGAACGCCTGA
- the ftsR gene encoding transcriptional regulator FtsR — protein MTQPDRSAPTGMSIGAVLDLLRADFPDVTISKIRFLEAEGLVTPERTASGYRRFTAYDCARLRFILTAQRDQYLPLKVIKAQLDALPDGELPQTGSAYAVPRLVPVSADHTAEAPDGSRAASGMAPTQVRLSREDLLERSGVDEALLSALIKNGVITTGKGGLFDEHSVVIAQCAKALEDYGVEPRHLRAFRSAADRQSDLIAQIAGPVVKAGKAGARDRADDLAREVAALAITLHTSLIKSAVRDVLDR, from the coding sequence ATGACCCAGCCGGACAGATCAGCACCAACCGGGATGTCGATCGGTGCGGTCCTCGACCTGCTCCGAGCCGACTTCCCGGACGTGACCATCTCCAAGATCCGGTTCCTGGAGGCCGAAGGTCTGGTGACCCCGGAGCGCACCGCATCGGGGTACCGGCGGTTCACCGCATACGACTGCGCCCGGCTGCGGTTCATCCTCACCGCGCAACGCGATCAGTACCTGCCGCTCAAGGTCATCAAGGCGCAACTGGATGCGCTGCCCGACGGTGAACTGCCCCAGACCGGATCCGCGTATGCGGTGCCGCGTCTGGTGCCGGTGTCCGCGGACCACACGGCCGAGGCGCCCGACGGGTCGCGGGCGGCATCCGGTATGGCGCCCACCCAGGTTCGGCTCTCGCGCGAGGATCTGCTTGAGCGCTCGGGCGTCGATGAGGCGTTGCTGAGCGCACTGATCAAGAACGGCGTGATCACCACCGGCAAGGGCGGTCTGTTCGACGAGCACTCGGTGGTGATCGCCCAGTGCGCCAAGGCGCTCGAGGACTACGGGGTCGAACCCCGGCATCTGCGGGCGTTCCGGTCCGCCGCAGACCGCCAGTCCGATCTCATCGCGCAGATCGCCGGACCGGTGGTCAAGGCCGGTAAAGCCGGTGCCCGTGACCGCGCCGACGATCTGGCGCGCGAAGTGGCCGCCCTGGCGATCACACTTCACACCTCGCTCATCAAGTCAGCCGTACGCGACGTTCTGGATCGCTGA